The Polluticoccus soli sequence GAAGCATCCCTTTTCCCAATAATGATACAAAGTTGTCACAGTGACACAGCCCTATTATTGAACGAGTAATTTTTTAGTTATCATTTTGCCTTCCACTTGCACACAAATAAAATAGTGGCCGGGCAGCAGGTTTACAGGAAGTGTAGTGCGTCCGCCCAGGGTCAGGTTGTTACCGTATACTTTTTTACCAGTTACATCCACTACCTGGATGTTGGCAGTTGCGGTACGCGGATAGGACATCATTACATGGCGGCCATCGTTGGGGTTAGGATATACCTGGAGGTCATTCGCATTGGTCACATCGTTGACACCAACAATAGGTACTACTTTGAATGAGAAGTCCATGATAGGTGTATTGATGGTAGCGATTCCGTCATCTACTATCACATACCACTCATACTCTTTGCCGTCCTTCAGGCCGCTCCATGTTACTGAAGGCGAAGTTCCGGAAGCAGTGTTAGTGACTACACCAACGGTATCAAACAGGTTGCTCATCTGGTAGCTCAGTGTGAACTGGCTGTTAGCATCCGTCTCGAATTTGTTGAGTGTTGGCGAGTAGGTTTTTACAGATACTTCGTTCTTGTAAGGCGAGAACTCCATGATACGCAGCCAGCCGTTGCCACCATTGGTCCTGTCCTGGTAGTCAGACAACAGTGTATGCACGGTGTGGCCATTATAGGTATCAGAACGGCGGGCTTCACCATTGGGGTTGATATGGCCACACAGCATGAAGTCGAGGTTCATGTTGCTCTTTAGTTTGTTGTAGATAGCCTGGCCTTGTCCGCCCCAGGTACCGTTTGAGTTGATGATCCAGTGGCTGCTCAAAATGCCCCTGCGATTAGGATAGGCTTTCAGCAGGCTGTCGGCCCAGTTGAGAACAGAGGTATCGGCATTGGTATCATACTCCAGGCTGATGGCGATAAAGTCCAGTCCACTGGCGCTGAATAGCTGGAAGTGATTGTCATTGTTGCTACCGTAGTGGCCTCCATAATAGTTGCGGCCGGTAAACCTGCCTGAGCCAAAGTATTGGTTGTAGAAGGTAGTTGTACCACTCGCGCTACCACCCGGCGACTGATCGTGGTTACCCACGCAGATGCCATAAGGAAGACCATACGGCATCAATGTAGTAGCAGGGTCTTCGATGATCCTGAAGGAAGTATCAGCGCGCTTCCATTCGATGTCGTTGCCGTTGTTGTCGCCATTCTGCACACAATCGCCCAGCTGTATGGCATATACAATATTCATTGTAGCTATGCTGCTGCGTATCCAGGTAGTTTGCGCTTTGAAGGTCGCATTGGTGGCACCGTTCATGTGTGAGGTATAGAACTGCACATCAGGGATGGGAATGATAGTGAAGGTTGGCGAGTCCATCATTGGCGTCTTCTCCCTGCCCATGAAGACAAGCTTCATGTTGTTGGTATCAGGATCTGTAACGGTTACTTTCAGCAGGCTATCGGTGTAGCCGATAGTGTTGTCGGCCGGTACAAAACCAGTAGGCTGCGCGGGTGGATCGTTTGGCGGCGGGAAGGTGATGTTGTATGGTGCACCTGTGCCTACAGGTGTTGGGTTGTTGATACGGTTGCCATTGATAGCAGAAGAACCTGTACAAGCGATGGTTGTGCCGCTTACATCATCCATTGCCCATCTGCCAACAAGGCCAGTTGCAGCAGGCACCTGGGTATTGATAGAGTCGCGGATCTCCTGCATGGTGCGGGCATAGTTCCAGATGCGTACTTCGTCAATAATACCTTTGAAATAACCCTGCGCTACACCGGTAGAAGTGAGCGCGCTGGCAATAGCCGCATGTTGTATGCTGGCCGCCTGCGGCAGCACGTTAATGCTATCTACCGCTTCGAGATTGCCATTGAGATAAAGCTTCCACTTAACACCATCGAAGGTCACTGCTGCATGATACCAGGTAGTATCTTGTAAGGCAGTAACACCATATACGGGGTGATTAAGCCCCGGCGAAGG is a genomic window containing:
- a CDS encoding LamG-like jellyroll fold domain-containing protein; the encoded protein is MKKIFALVLSLGWLQMHAQQAFEFNGTNNYISFGLASGLGSSTFTLECWFKNKGVSANTTTTGTGGVASVIPLVSKGRGESDGSNKDMNYLLGINTATMTLCADFEEGAGQPSPGLNHPVYGVTALQDTTWYHAAVTFDGVKWKLYLNGNLEAVDSINVLPQAASIQHAAIASALTSTGVAQGYFKGIIDEVRIWNYARTMQEIRDSINTQVPAATGLVGRWAMDDVSGTTIACTGSSAINGNRINNPTPVGTGAPYNITFPPPNDPPAQPTGFVPADNTIGYTDSLLKVTVTDPDTNNMKLVFMGREKTPMMDSPTFTIIPIPDVQFYTSHMNGATNATFKAQTTWIRSSIATMNIVYAIQLGDCVQNGDNNGNDIEWKRADTSFRIIEDPATTLMPYGLPYGICVGNHDQSPGGSASGTTTFYNQYFGSGRFTGRNYYGGHYGSNNDNHFQLFSASGLDFIAISLEYDTNADTSVLNWADSLLKAYPNRRGILSSHWIINSNGTWGGQGQAIYNKLKSNMNLDFMLCGHINPNGEARRSDTYNGHTVHTLLSDYQDRTNGGNGWLRIMEFSPYKNEVSVKTYSPTLNKFETDANSQFTLSYQMSNLFDTVGVVTNTASGTSPSVTWSGLKDGKEYEWYVIVDDGIATINTPIMDFSFKVVPIVGVNDVTNANDLQVYPNPNDGRHVMMSYPRTATANIQVVDVTGKKVYGNNLTLGGRTTLPVNLLPGHYFICVQVEGKMITKKLLVQ